TTAGGCCACAATTCCATCATCTGGTTGTGGGCCGTGCGGGAGAAAAACCGGGAACAGAAAAAGCGTAAACACATTCGTCGAATGACGAATTTTGAGATCTTCAGTCACTTTATCCTATTCCTTACCTTCACAACGCTGGCCTTTACAGGGTTTGCTCTCAAATTTCCGGAAGCTTTCTGGGTGAAATGGCTCTTTTCCATCGGGATGACCGAGCCCATCCGGGCCTTCATTCACAGAATGGCGGCCTTTATCATGACGCTTGATTTCGTATTTTTTGCCATCTACATGGCCTTTGGCCGACGCGGGCGAATCATCTTCCGTGAACTTCTTCCCCAAAAGCGTGATTTGAAGGATACGGTTCAAACGATGAAGTACTACATGGGGACGGAAGAAAAGCGCCCGCGTTATGCGGTATTCAACTATGCTGAGAAGTTTGAATTCTGGGCGCTTGTCTGGGGAACGTTGATCATGGTCGTGACCGGATTCATTCTGTGGTTTCCCAATACGCTGCCTGGTTCCTGGCCATCCTGGATTATTAATGTTGCCCGTGTAATCCATTACTATGAGGCGCTTCTGGCCACCCTGGCCATCATCATCTGGCATGGTTTTCACACTGTTTTTCATCCGGCGGAATATCCCATGAGCACATCATGGCTTACGGGCTATATCACCGATGAAGAAGCCGAACACCATTTCGATGAACGGGCCATTATGATCATGCAGGCTGAGCCCAGTGAGTTGAATGTGAAAAAGGAACGATCCGGGGAGGGCGATTCCGAGGATTCATAATTTACACCCGCCGGGTACCGAATAGAGGGCCAGGATTCAGGGAATATGTGTATGAATTCCCCCCTGAAATTCAGGGGGGTAAATATAGGGGGGAATAATGGATCGACGAAAGTTTTTACAGGCTCTCGTTGCCTCGGGAGGTGGAGCTGCGCTCGCCGCCAGCTCCGGGTCCGAAGCGGAAACCCACGAAAAACCTGCAAATGAAAATCAGGTCGGGTGCCTTGTTGACACGACACTCTGCATCGGATGCCGGCAGTGTGAGGAAGCGTGCAACCGGAGAAACAAGCTTCCAAAACCGGAGAAAAGCTTCAAGGATCGTAGCGTCCTGCGCACCTTTCGCCGGCCTGTCGAAGGGGCATTTACAGTGGTCAATGAATTTCCCGGATCACCGTCGCCGGACCAGGAGGAAAGAGAATCCACTTACGCCAAGTTTCAGTGCATGCACTGTATCGATCCGGCCTGTGTCTCCGCCTGCATTGACGGTGCTCTGACCCGGGCCAAGGACGGTGCCGTTGTCTACAATCCGACCATCTGTCTCGGGTGCCGGTACTGCATGGTTGCATGCCCCTTTCAGATCCCGGCGTACGAGTACGATCGTGTCCTTACGCCTCGTGTTCGTAAATGTGAGTTCTGCGCGGATCGGGAAAAGGGAACGGGAGCCAACCCGGCCTGTGCAGCTGCGTGCCCGGTTGAGGCCATAGTTTTCGGAAAACGGGAGTCTCTCCTGAAACTTGCAAAGGATAGGATCAAAATTCGTCCCGACCGCTATCTTGATCACATTTACGGGGAACATGAGGTCGGGGGAACCAGCTGGATGTACCTGATAGGCCGCCCCCTGGAGGAGATATCCCTTCTTTCCCT
This Thermoanaerobaculia bacterium DNA region includes the following protein-coding sequences:
- the hybA gene encoding hydrogenase 2 operon protein HybA, whose protein sequence is MDRRKFLQALVASGGGAALAASSGSEAETHEKPANENQVGCLVDTTLCIGCRQCEEACNRRNKLPKPEKSFKDRSVLRTFRRPVEGAFTVVNEFPGSPSPDQEERESTYAKFQCMHCIDPACVSACIDGALTRAKDGAVVYNPTICLGCRYCMVACPFQIPAYEYDRVLTPRVRKCEFCADREKGTGANPACAAACPVEAIVFGKRESLLKLAKDRIKIRPDRYLDHIYGEHEVGGTSWMYLIGRPLEEISLLSLPEAAPPRTTEHIQHTIFKYGILPVAFYGLLGGIMWLNSRKDQVQGEPPRTETHETSEDRGERGGDQ